In Zingiber officinale cultivar Zhangliang chromosome 8B, Zo_v1.1, whole genome shotgun sequence, a single genomic region encodes these proteins:
- the LOC122014004 gene encoding uncharacterized protein LOC122014004, with amino-acid sequence MLGPANLKQGILVQNPPPNPHCALRTAARLFPSSSRRSVGIPSCAGSQASATPSRRGHGEAVSGVESSDQPIDDNELWRGCDRRTRKLFFMEALGNCSGLLLRTLTGTGKANSLSMSICGGSTGWVTRDELRGGLIQT; translated from the exons ATGTTAGGCCCTGCAAACCTTAAACAAGGAAtttta GTACAAAACCCACCTCCGAACCCACACTGTGCCCTCCGAACCGCCGCCCGCCTATTCCCTTCGTCTTCACGGAGGTCGGTCGGCATTCCATCGTGCGCAGGCTCTCAAGCAAGCGCCACACCATCTCGACGAGGCCACGGGGAAGCTGTGAGCGGCGTGGAGTCCAGCGATCAACCGATCGACGACAACGAACTGTGGCGAGGGTGTGACAGAAGAACGAGGAAG TTGTTCTTTATGGAAGCATTAGGCAATTGCTCCGGTTTACTCTTGAGAACTTTGACTGGAACAGGAAAAG CTAATTCGCtgagtatgagcatatgtggtggcagtacgggatgggtgacccgagATGAGCTGCGGGGAGGGCTCATCCAAACCTGA